The Treponema sp. Marseille-Q3903 genomic interval GAACCGAACCTGCGCAAATCAAGATACCATTCGTAGTTCGACATATCCATTTTGCGTTCTTCGCATGCTTTTAGGAGTTTTTCATAATTTTCTTCACGTTCAGAACCGCCAATCAATTCGCCAATTCCAGGCACAAGCACGTCTACGGCTTTTACAGTTTTTCCGTCTTCATTTTGTTTCATATAAAAAGATTTAATTTCTTTTGGATAGTTGTAAACCATCACAGGACAGTTGAAAATCTTTTCTGTAAGGTAGCGTTCGTGTTCCGTAGCGATATCGCAACCCCAGTATGGTTTGAATTCAAACTTTGCGCCATTTTTTGAAGCTTCTTCGAGTTTTTCTATTGCGTCAGTGTAAGAAATGCGGACAAATTTTGCGTTTGCAACTTTTTCGAGGCTTTCAATCAGTCCCGGTTGAATCCGTTTGTCGAAGAATTCAAGATCTTCTCGGCACTTTGTCAAAGCCCAATTTAGGAGATATTTTACAAAATCTTCCTGAATGTCCATGTCGTCGTCCAAATCGTAAAAAGCCATTTCCGGTTCTATCATCCAAAATTCAGCAAGATGACGAGGTGTGTTTGAGTTTTCTGCACGGAAAGTCGGTCCAAACGTATATACGCGGCTCAGCGCTGTTGCTAAAGTTTCTGCTTCAAGCTGACCGGAAACAGTGAGGCTCGCTTTTTTTCCGAAAAAGTCTTTTGAATAATCGACAATTTTGTGGGCATCTTCGACTTTCATTCCGCCCTGTCCTGCCTTGACACCTAGCTCTGCAATTTTTTCCATGCTTAAAGTTGTAACTTGGAACATTTCTCCCGCCCCTTCGGCATCGGAGCATGTTATTTCTGGGGCATTTATGTACAGAAATCCTCTTTCTTGAAAAAATGAATGGACTGCAAATGCCAGCTGATTTCTAACTCGATAAACTGCGCCAAAAGTGTTTGTCCTTGCCCTCAGATGTGCAACTTCACGAAGATATTCCATAGACATCTTGTTTTTCTGAAGAGGATATTCTTCAGGATTGCATTTTCCGAGACATTCAATATTTTCAAGAGTAACTTCGACAGCTTGTCCGCTTGCAGGAGATTTTATAAGAGTTCCGGTAGCCCTAACAGAAGCCCCTGTATTCAAAATTTTGAGAGTTTCTTCGATATTATTTACATTTGCATTATCGGAAGGATTAGAGCGGTCAAACGTCAACTGAATATTGGCAAAACAACTTCCATCGTTAACCTGAATAAAAACAAGACCTTTTGAGTCTCGAACCGTACGAACCCAGCCGCAAACTTTAACTTGGCGTCCGTCCGGGTTTGATGATAATAAATCTTTAATTAATACCGGTACCATTGTACCCTCCAATGTGATGTGTTTGGACAGTCTATCACTTTTTAGCGGCAGTAGCAATGAACACGAATATTTTACATTATTTATTAAGCAACGTAAGCTTCGAGTCTGCGTGAACGAGTCGGATGCTGAAGTCTAACTATTGCGTGCTTTTCGATTTGACGTATGCGTTCTTTTGTGAGA includes:
- the asnS gene encoding asparagine--tRNA ligase, which translates into the protein MVPVLIKDLLSSNPDGRQVKVCGWVRTVRDSKGLVFIQVNDGSCFANIQLTFDRSNPSDNANVNNIEETLKILNTGASVRATGTLIKSPASGQAVEVTLENIECLGKCNPEEYPLQKNKMSMEYLREVAHLRARTNTFGAVYRVRNQLAFAVHSFFQERGFLYINAPEITCSDAEGAGEMFQVTTLSMEKIAELGVKAGQGGMKVEDAHKIVDYSKDFFGKKASLTVSGQLEAETLATALSRVYTFGPTFRAENSNTPRHLAEFWMIEPEMAFYDLDDDMDIQEDFVKYLLNWALTKCREDLEFFDKRIQPGLIESLEKVANAKFVRISYTDAIEKLEEASKNGAKFEFKPYWGCDIATEHERYLTEKIFNCPVMVYNYPKEIKSFYMKQNEDGKTVKAVDVLVPGIGELIGGSEREENYEKLLKACEERKMDMSNYEWYLDLRRFGSVPHSGFGLGFERLIRYVTGMENIRDVIPYPRAPKLADF